In a genomic window of Pieris brassicae chromosome 7, ilPieBrab1.1, whole genome shotgun sequence:
- the LOC123712446 gene encoding RING finger protein 121: MENIHIPVDLNKSYSDMTAEEKLRYDHQKMHELHKGHESMHSTMILIFLFTLIIAQIVFVQWKKCHYKSYALFTMVTMWSMPLIMSLKNSWFRFVVVWLLFTFLTAMVIRKSSQKPMSPTTPRLVYKWFYLIYKASVAVGLFGYISLILTLIGVNALFGHKPNQWMDVSLLTLFYGLYFGVLGRDVAEYCSERMAASIGYYTAEGIPTRQLEQNVCAVCGNRLLVNINEEGVLENTYKLPCGHVFHEFCIRGWCIVGKKETCPYCKEKVDLKTMFTNPWDRPHILYAQMLDWIRWLVAWQPLVLFLVQGINWLLGLE, from the exons ATggaaaatattcatataccGGTGGATCTTAATAAG AGTTATAGTGACATGACAGCTGAAGAAAAACTGAG ATATGACCATCAAAAGATGCATGAACTTCATAAAGGCCATGAATCAATGCATTCAACTATGATCCTTATATTTCTCTTCACCTTGATTATAGcacaaattgtttttgtacAGTGGAAGAAATGTCATTATAAGTCATATGCG CTCTTTACTATGGTGACAATGTGGTCAATGCCATTAATAATGAGTCTTAAGAACTCATGGTTCCGTTTTGTAGTAGTGTGGTTACTCTTTACATTCCTgactgctatggttataaGAAAGTCATCTCAAAAACCAATGTCGCCTACCACTCCTAG GTTAGTATACAAATGGTTTTACCTAATATATAAAGCAAGTGTTGCAGTTGGTTTATTTGGATACATCTCGCTTATACTAACACTTATTGGTGTGAATGCACTATTTGGGCATAAACCTAACCAATGGATGGATGTTTCACTACTTACGTTGTTCTATGGGCTGTACTTTGGTGTACTGGGAAGAGATGTTGCAGAATATTGTTCAGAAAGAATGGCTGCTTCCATTGGA TACTACACGGCAGAAGGCATACCGACGAGACAGTTGGAACAGAATGTGTGTGCAGTGTGTGGAAATAGGCTTCTAGTCAATATTAATGAAGAGGGTGTACTTG aaaATACATACAAGTTACCGTGTGGGCATGTGTTTCACGAGTTTTGCATCCGAGGTTGGTGTATTGTGGGCAAGAAGGAGACCTGTCCCTATTGTAAGGAGAAGGTGGATCTCAAAACTATGTTCACAAATCC CTGGGATCGTCCCCACATCCTCTACGCTCAGATGTTAGACTGGATTAGGTGGCTGGTTGCCTGGCAACCGCTCGTCCTATTTCTAGTCCAGGGAATCAATTGGTTACTTGGccttgaataa
- the LOC123712074 gene encoding uncharacterized protein LOC123712074, which yields MCTTIQGETQGQKHKNFNKLVLKTVGNKKVFNYSIDYEDTDIENLLKVDVACHTRNVNFVLEVFKCKDILFVSRVIRHGTWLVEPEYAHLINPQYLYTQLFPYMMSEAQNKLLLLIRLNLRDPKRFEEFFNYLEKTDTNAAIKWFPKCSIKFILSRLQNLIYILPEHIVFRLFSYSFEAFKIYCDVFCKKSLTVHKALFLIKSNGEEFFDILDQLSTEHIPIFNKKFTKLAMKVCPHRLMFNFHHYQNHIDIQCFIKYMKLERFEEFHTKYNDNEKLVSYFQKGRQNVQNLCESKNILDALVSWDPSDIVNVTNLLTKFKENFSQFSIDLIFKFINKLLSKCNVYQFNSDTWNIYIDVFKEIMNIKQYSENNKTIQSMMQSTVIYQIIHHEIVSEDMMKFQFNNSLRVARKKLSKKEIQTVFDFLLNFALIQVQKTSQPNKVIWIENMFVLFKVLNRSMQEYPLFNIEVVKVIQELENRSDYEKLKYLYYKNRFWRQYLLNQNIVIEPNSSYTLMNMLKHNPRLLVPFKKKVINSEKKLAAVFYRKLRTYWSNSLGQQYKDFFFTMQHQSPSVGLYILLSSIEFQHFIQHNAPTNKHNETVNRNTVEIHIARHMHKVYPKLPINIALLYYKGIPMIHALSSINSILHGMSTYQMQESIESFDTWPELVRKLCIWVIFSQPRYDKREFLLTIWQKTNYSSIRAEIFKKSMRSLCFYKDIEFNVKCNYIVMINEEWQFLQFLMDNLRKDESLIVDKFPYYFQRLSRMNASNFCLKSYQIMKNFTFQCKIFPRKPLIYYFGGELHLVDSDLLAVMVNDIITERLWTTKMNNHHLDVVKSCLYTSNVDAEQMVSFRKIIGPIFEKAYEIWDTKIVNCQLVQLNINHIVTLMNEQYQSYLDSKSNFSPSVLTVLLESLENNLSVKENYMMIRSLKLSVEYFKILSKANAIVKFDENTFDQTSLPLAKMCINVFCDDVLIYGNSIWRLFYHALQEMLDRFDVKKRTQYKIYNFMLDLSTELTPEQNYHVHVLIFELTLYKPDNFMHYLFGFDSDDNDDEGQEKLLTRIKTHHSIKVKAYHSKCVLRHVYDLYYEKFKYV from the coding sequence ATGTGTACTACAATTCAAGGGGAAACACAGGGTcagaaacataaaaatttcaataaattagtaTTGAAAACTGTAGGAAACAAAAAAGTCTTTAACTATTCTATTGATTATGAAGATACAGACATTGAGAACCTGTTAAAAGTCGATGTTGCATGTCATACCAGAAATGTTAACTTTGTACTTGaagtatttaaatgtaaagatatattatttgtatctagGGTTATTAGACATGGCACTTGGCTAGTTGAACCAGAGTATGCACATTTAATAAACCcgcaatatttatatacacaacTCTTTCCATATATGATGTCTGAAGCACAGAATAAACTCCTTCTCTTAATAAGATTGAATTTAAGAGATCCAAAACGTTTTGaagagttttttaattatttagaaaaaactGATACTAATGCAGCAATTAAATGGTTTCCAAAATGCTCCATTAAGTTTATACTATCtagattacaaaatttaatttatatactacCAGAACATATAGTATTTAGACTATTTTCTTATAGTTTTGAGGcattcaaaatttattgtgatgtattttgtaaaaaatcacTTACGGTACATAAAgctttatttcttataaaatcaaATGGGGAGgaattttttgatattttagatCAACTTTCTACTGAACACATACcgattttcaataaaaagtttacaaaGTTAGCTATGAAAGTATGCCCTCATAGacttatgtttaattttcatCATTATCAAAATCACATAGATATTCAATGCTTTATCAAATACATGAAACTGGAAAGATTTGAAGAATTTCACACaaaatataatgacaatgaGAAACTAGTaagttattttcaaaaagGTAGGCAGAATGTACAAAACTTGTgtgaaagtaaaaatattttagatgcATTGGTTTCTTGGGATCCCAGTGACATAGTCAATGTTACAAATCTTTTGACaaagtttaaagaaaacttttctCAGTTTAGTATAGATTtgatattcaaatttattaacaagttATTAAGCAAGTGTAATGTTTACCAATTTAATAGTGATACATGGAATATATACATTGATGTTTTCAAGGAAATTAtgaacattaaacaatattctgaaaataataaaactatacaatCCATGATGCAATCTACAGTTATCTATCAAATCATTCACCATGAAATAGTATCGGAAGATATGatgaaatttcaatttaataattcattaagGGTTGCTCGAaagaaattaagtaaaaaagaaattcaaaCTGTCTTTGActtcttattaaattttgctTTAATTCAAGTCCAAAAAACAAGTCAACCAAACAAAGTTATTTGGattgaaaatatgtttgtattatttaaagttttgaatagGAGTATGCAAGAATAtccattatttaatattgaagtaGTAAAGGTAATACAAGAATTAGAAAATAGATCTGATTATGAAAAGCTTAAATActtatactataaaaacaGGTTTTGGAGACAATATTTGCTAAATCAAAACATTGTAATAGAACCTAATTCGAGTTATACTTTAATGAATATGTTAAAACATAATCCTAGATTACTAGTACcatttaagaaaaaagtaataaactcAGAAAAAAAGCTAGCTGCAGTGTTTTACAGAAAGTTGCGTACATATTGGTCAAATTCATTAGGGCAACAATACAAAGACTTTTTTTTCACTATGCAACACCAATCACCATCTGTAGGACTGTACATTCTTCTGTCAAGTATAGAATTTCAACATTTCATACAACACAATGCACCTACAAATAAACATAACGAAACTGTTAATAGAAACACAGTTGAAATACATATTGCTCGACATATGCACAAAGTATATCCTAAGTTACCTATAAATATAGCCCTACTGTATTACAAAGGCATCCCTATGATCCATGCCTTATCGTCAATAAACTCGATACTACACGGAATGTCGACATACCAAATGCAAGAGTCAATAGAAAGTTTTGACACTTGGCCAGAGCTTGTTcgaaaattatgtatttgggTAATATTTTCACAACCACGGTATGATAAACGGGAGTTTCTTCTCACAATTTGGCAGAAAACAAATTACAGTTCAATAAGAgctgaaatatttaagaaatctaTGAGGTCTCTATGTTTTTACAAGGATATTGagtttaatgtaaaatgtaattatattgtaatgataAATGAAGAATGGCAATTTTTGCAGTTCCTTATGGATAATTTACGAAAAGATGAATCATTGATAGTCGATAAATTTCCATACTATTTCCAAAGGTTGTCACGAATGAATGCCTCAAACTTTTGCTTAAAGTCTTATCAAATTATGAAGAACTTTACTTTTCAATGCAAAATATTTCCAAGAAAacctttaatatattattttggagGAGAATTACACTTAGTTGACAGTGACCTTTTAGCTGTTATGGTGAATGATATTATAACTGAAAGATTGTGGACAACAAAAATGAACAATCATCATCTAGATGTAGTCAAATCATGTCTTTACACATCGAACGTTGATGCAGAACAGATGGTTTCCTTTCGAAAGATAATTGGCCCTATATTCGAGAAAGCTTATGAAATATGGGATACGaaaattgtcaattgtcaattagtgcaattaaatattaatcacaTTGTCACTCTTATGAATGAACAATATCAAAGCTATTTAGACTCCAAGAGCAATTTCTCACCAAGTGTACTAACAGTGCTACTAGAGAgccttgaaaataatttatcagtaaaagaaaattatatgatgataagaagtttgaagttatctgttgaatattttaagattttatccAAGGCAAATGCAATTGTAAAATTTGACGAAAATACATTTGATCAAACATCATTACCTTTAGCTAAAATGTGTATAAACGTATTCTGTGATGATGTTCTCATTTATGGTAACAGCATTTGGAGATTGTTTTATCATGCTTTACAAGAAATGCTTGACAGATTTGATGTAAAAAAGCGTACacaatataagatatataactTTATGTTAGATTTGAGTACAGAGTTAACTCCAGAACAAAATTATCACGttcatgttttaatttttgaactgACTTTATACAAACCGGACAACTTTATGCATTATCTTTTTGGTTTTGACTCCGATGATAATGATGATGAAGGTCAAGAAAAACTATTGACTAGAATTAAAACTCATCATTCCATTAAAGTAAAAGCTTATCATTCCAAGTGTGTTTTAAGACATGTGTATGATCTgtattatgaaaaatttaaatatgtataa